A section of the Streptomyces sp. V3I8 genome encodes:
- a CDS encoding VOC family protein, with amino-acid sequence MAGTDGGRPGICPTLLYADAKSAIRQLTDAFGFAEASVYEDEDGKVVHAELVQGNGAVMLGSRGTGSRFDEAMKSAGPAGVYVVVDDVDAHHQQAVDHGAEILMPPTDQDYGSRDYMARDVEGNIWSFGTYAPETRV; translated from the coding sequence ATGGCGGGCACGGACGGTGGGCGCCCGGGCATCTGCCCGACGCTGTTGTACGCGGACGCGAAATCCGCGATCAGGCAGCTGACGGACGCTTTCGGCTTCGCCGAGGCGTCGGTGTACGAGGACGAGGACGGCAAGGTGGTGCACGCCGAGCTGGTCCAGGGCAACGGAGCGGTGATGCTGGGCTCCCGGGGCACCGGGAGCCGCTTCGACGAGGCCATGAAGAGCGCGGGGCCCGCCGGGGTGTACGTCGTCGTGGACGACGTGGACGCACACCACCAGCAGGCCGTCGACCACGGGGCGGAGATCCTGATGCCCCCGACGGACCAGGACTACGGGTCGCGGGACTACATGGCCCGGGACGTCGAGGGCAACATCTGGAGCTTCGGCACGTACGCACCGGAGACCAGGGTCTGA
- a CDS encoding ABC-F family ATP-binding cassette domain-containing protein: MISASGIELRAGARILIESATFRITKGDRIGLVGRNGAGKTTLTKVLAGEGVPAGGTVARSGEVGYLPQDPRTGDLDQLAGDRVLSARGLDTLIRKMRENEQRIANGSGATREKAMRQYERQETEFLTKGGYAAEAEAATIAAALNLPDRVLGQPLHTLSGGQRRRIELARILFSDADTLLLDEPTNHLDADSIVWLRDYLKTYRGGFIVISHDVDLVETVVNKVFYLDANRAQIDVYNMGWKLYQQQREADEKRRKRERQNAEKKAASLNAQADKMRAKATKTVAAQNMAKRADKLLAGLDAVRKSDKVAKLRFPDPSPCGKTPLMAEGLSKSYGSLEIFTDVDLAIDKGSRVVILGLNGAGKTTLLRLLGGAEKPDTGQVIEGHGLKLGYYAQEHETLDPERTVLENMRSAAPDLDLVEVRKTLGSFLFSGDDVDKPAGVLSGGEKTRLALATLVVSSANVLLLDEPTNNLDPASREEILGALRTYKGAVVLVTHDEGAVEALQPERIILLPDGVEDLWGADYRDLVALA, from the coding sequence GTGATTTCCGCCTCCGGTATCGAGCTTCGTGCCGGTGCCCGCATCCTCATCGAGTCCGCCACCTTCCGCATCACCAAGGGCGACCGCATCGGCCTGGTCGGCCGCAACGGCGCGGGCAAGACCACGCTCACCAAGGTCCTGGCCGGCGAGGGCGTGCCCGCCGGCGGCACCGTCGCCCGCTCCGGCGAGGTCGGCTACCTCCCGCAGGACCCGCGCACCGGTGACCTCGACCAGCTGGCCGGCGACCGCGTCCTGTCCGCACGCGGCCTGGACACCCTGATCCGCAAGATGCGCGAGAACGAACAGCGCATCGCGAACGGCTCGGGCGCCACCCGCGAGAAGGCGATGCGCCAGTACGAGCGCCAGGAGACGGAGTTCCTCACCAAGGGCGGGTACGCCGCCGAGGCGGAGGCCGCCACCATCGCCGCCGCGCTCAACCTCCCCGACCGGGTGCTCGGCCAGCCCCTCCACACGCTCTCCGGCGGTCAGCGCCGCCGGATCGAGCTGGCCCGCATCCTCTTCTCGGACGCGGACACCCTGCTCCTCGACGAGCCCACGAACCACCTCGACGCCGACTCCATCGTCTGGCTGCGCGACTACCTGAAGACGTACCGCGGCGGCTTCATCGTGATCTCCCACGACGTCGACCTGGTCGAGACGGTCGTCAACAAGGTGTTCTACCTGGACGCCAACCGCGCCCAGATCGACGTCTACAACATGGGCTGGAAGCTCTACCAGCAGCAGCGCGAGGCCGACGAGAAGCGCCGCAAGCGCGAGCGGCAGAACGCCGAGAAGAAGGCCGCCTCGCTGAACGCGCAGGCCGACAAGATGCGCGCCAAGGCCACCAAGACCGTCGCCGCGCAGAACATGGCCAAGCGCGCGGACAAGCTCCTCGCCGGCCTCGACGCCGTACGGAAGTCCGACAAGGTCGCCAAGCTGCGCTTCCCCGACCCGTCCCCGTGCGGCAAGACCCCGCTGATGGCCGAGGGCCTGTCCAAGTCGTACGGCTCCCTGGAGATCTTCACCGATGTCGACCTGGCCATCGACAAGGGCTCCCGCGTCGTCATCCTCGGCCTGAACGGCGCCGGCAAGACGACCCTGCTGCGTCTGCTCGGCGGTGCGGAGAAGCCCGACACCGGGCAGGTCATCGAGGGCCACGGCCTCAAGCTCGGCTACTACGCGCAGGAGCACGAGACCCTCGACCCGGAGCGCACGGTCCTGGAGAACATGCGCTCCGCCGCCCCCGACCTGGATCTCGTCGAGGTGCGCAAGACGCTCGGCTCGTTCCTGTTCTCCGGCGACGACGTCGACAAGCCGGCCGGCGTCCTGTCCGGCGGCGAGAAGACCCGCCTCGCGCTCGCCACCCTCGTGGTCTCGTCCGCGAACGTCCTGCTCCTCGACGAGCCGACGAACAACCTCGACCCGGCCAGCCGCGAGGAGATCCTCGGCGCGCTGCGCACGTACAAGGGCGCGGTCGTCCTCGTCACCCACGACGAGGGGGCCGTCGAGGCGCTCCAGCCGGAGCGGATCATCCTGCTGCCCGACGGTGTCGAGGACCTGTGGGGTGCCGACTACCGGGACCTCGTGGCCCTCGCCTGA
- a CDS encoding helix-turn-helix domain-containing protein: MAETLKKGSRVTGAARDKLAADLKKKYDSGASIRALAEETGRSYGFVHRMLSESGVTLRGRGGATRGKKSASG, from the coding sequence GTGGCCGAGACTCTGAAGAAGGGCAGCCGGGTAACCGGCGCCGCGCGCGACAAGCTCGCGGCAGACCTGAAGAAGAAGTACGACTCCGGTGCGAGCATCCGAGCGCTGGCCGAGGAGACCGGCCGCTCGTATGGCTTCGTGCACCGGATGCTCAGTGAGTCGGGTGTCACGCTGCGTGGGCGTGGCGGCGCGACGCGCGGCAAGAAGTCCGCGTCGGGCTGA
- a CDS encoding enoyl-CoA hydratase/isomerase family protein yields MASFDPLLDKDGVRLTVDDAIATVTLTNPAKRNAQSPALWRALAEAGRLLPGTVRVVVLRAEGKSFSAGLDRQAFTPEGFDGEPSFIDLARGSDAELDAAIAGYQDGFTWWRRSDIVSVAAVQGHAIGAGFQLALACDLRVVADDVQFAMRETGLGLVPDLTGTHPLVGLVGYARALEICATGRFVGAEEAQRTGLANLAVPAGRLDDSVGELVAALVAAPRDALVETKALLQGAVGRTYEEQRVAERAAQGRRLRDLAGLSD; encoded by the coding sequence ATGGCTTCGTTCGACCCGCTGCTCGACAAGGACGGCGTACGGCTCACCGTGGACGACGCGATCGCCACGGTGACGCTCACCAATCCGGCCAAGCGCAACGCGCAGAGCCCCGCTCTGTGGCGGGCGCTGGCCGAGGCGGGGCGGCTGCTGCCGGGCACCGTCCGGGTCGTCGTGCTGCGCGCCGAAGGCAAGTCCTTCTCCGCGGGGCTCGACCGGCAGGCGTTCACGCCCGAGGGGTTCGACGGCGAGCCGTCGTTCATCGACCTCGCGCGCGGTTCCGACGCCGAACTCGACGCGGCCATCGCCGGGTACCAGGACGGGTTCACCTGGTGGCGGCGCAGCGACATCGTGTCCGTCGCCGCGGTGCAGGGGCATGCCATCGGAGCCGGCTTCCAGCTCGCCCTCGCCTGTGACCTGCGCGTCGTCGCCGACGACGTGCAGTTCGCCATGCGCGAGACCGGCCTCGGCCTCGTGCCCGACCTCACGGGCACGCATCCGCTGGTGGGGCTCGTCGGATACGCCCGGGCGCTGGAGATCTGCGCGACGGGGCGGTTCGTGGGGGCGGAGGAGGCCCAGCGGACCGGGCTCGCCAACCTCGCCGTGCCCGCCGGGCGGCTCGACGACTCGGTGGGGGAGCTGGTGGCCGCGCTGGTGGCCGCGCCGCGGGACGCTCTCGTCGAGACGAAGGCTCTGTTGCAGGGTGCGGTGGGGCGTACGTACGAGGAGCAGCGGGTTGCCGAGCGGGCGGCTCAGGGGCGGCGCCTGCGGGACCTGGCGGGGCTCTCCGACTGA
- a CDS encoding nucleopolyhedrovirus P10 family protein yields MTVDRWTQVVRQQLGLGRLLPLGGPGDGAWITEAAAASVLRHGVRRVPYVRLGSVRLGLVDPDGAAEPAVPAPPSALPPGPLRITAQFAASPTEPLPATAFRLRAALAETATRTLGLRVTEVDLRVTGLLEEDTHAADEDEDGGEHDGRPREPELRLDDEESRVAAAVRSVPGVTRLGAVHITHPTDSTGAPALPRRHVRVEIEATTTGPVPDVTRAVRRNITAALPDHPSAAVLVTALTPTSL; encoded by the coding sequence ATGACGGTGGACCGATGGACGCAGGTGGTACGGCAGCAGCTCGGTCTCGGCAGGCTGCTGCCGTTGGGCGGCCCGGGTGACGGCGCGTGGATCACGGAGGCGGCGGCCGCCTCCGTACTGCGTCACGGGGTACGCCGGGTGCCGTACGTGCGCCTCGGCTCGGTACGCCTGGGGCTGGTCGACCCGGACGGCGCGGCCGAGCCGGCCGTGCCCGCGCCGCCGAGCGCGCTGCCGCCCGGCCCGCTGCGCATCACCGCGCAGTTCGCGGCCTCGCCGACGGAGCCGCTGCCCGCGACGGCGTTCCGGCTGCGGGCGGCCCTCGCCGAGACGGCGACGCGGACGCTGGGCCTGCGGGTCACGGAGGTGGACCTCCGGGTGACGGGCCTGCTGGAGGAGGACACACACGCGGCTGACGAGGACGAGGACGGAGGCGAGCACGACGGGCGCCCGCGCGAACCGGAGCTCCGGCTGGACGACGAGGAGTCCCGGGTGGCCGCCGCCGTACGCTCCGTCCCCGGTGTCACCCGGCTGGGCGCGGTCCACATCACGCACCCCACCGACTCCACCGGCGCCCCGGCCCTCCCCCGCCGCCACGTCCGTGTGGAGATCGAGGCGACGACGACCGGCCCCGTACCGGACGTGACGAGAGCCGTCCGGCGGAACATCACGGCAGCGCTCCCCGACCACCCGTCGGCAGCGGTCCTGGTAACAGCACTGACCCCGACATCCCTCTAG
- a CDS encoding Asp23/Gls24 family envelope stress response protein produces MSDMTQQKPESPGTEQPHQQELKKSGVTRRGGGDPSTRGRTTIADGVVEKIAGLAARDVLGVHAMGSGISRTFGAVRDRVPGGGSKSVTRGVKAEVGEVQTALDLEIVVDYGVSIADVARDVRENVIAAVERMTGLEVVEVNIAVSDVKLPEEEDDEPESRLQ; encoded by the coding sequence ATGAGCGACATGACTCAGCAGAAGCCGGAGAGCCCCGGGACCGAGCAGCCGCATCAGCAGGAGCTGAAGAAGTCCGGCGTGACCAGGCGCGGCGGTGGCGACCCGTCGACCCGGGGGCGTACCACCATCGCCGACGGGGTCGTCGAGAAGATCGCCGGGCTCGCCGCCCGCGACGTCCTCGGCGTGCACGCCATGGGCAGCGGGATCTCGCGGACCTTCGGCGCGGTGCGCGACCGGGTGCCGGGCGGCGGCTCGAAGTCCGTCACCCGCGGCGTCAAGGCCGAGGTCGGCGAGGTGCAGACCGCGCTGGACCTGGAGATCGTCGTCGACTACGGCGTGTCCATCGCCGACGTCGCCCGCGACGTACGGGAGAACGTCATCGCGGCCGTCGAGCGCATGACGGGCCTCGAGGTCGTCGAGGTCAACATCGCGGTCAGCGATGTCAAACTGCCCGAGGAGGAGGACGACGAACCGGAGAGCCGCCTCCAGTGA
- a CDS encoding DUF6286 domain-containing protein, translating into MSRSQGSGSTRQLPVGAAQPAPPPTFDDAGSGSDRFWSARRIPAAILAVLVLAVAGLLLYDVVAVRADRPAMHWRRSLARELAERPLDDTWVLVGAGVATLLGLWLLVLAATPGLRGVLPMRRPHPDVRAGLQRDAAVMVLRDRAMEVSGVQSVRVRVRRRKADVRAVSHFRELDDVRADLDATLADGVKGLGLVRRPALSVRVARPGRKG; encoded by the coding sequence ATGAGCCGGTCCCAGGGGTCGGGGAGCACCCGGCAGCTGCCCGTCGGCGCGGCGCAGCCGGCCCCTCCGCCGACCTTCGACGACGCGGGGAGCGGCAGCGACCGGTTCTGGTCGGCCCGCCGGATCCCCGCCGCGATCCTCGCGGTACTGGTCCTGGCCGTCGCGGGCCTTCTGCTGTACGACGTGGTCGCCGTCCGCGCCGACCGGCCCGCGATGCACTGGCGCAGATCGCTGGCCCGCGAACTCGCCGAGCGGCCCCTCGACGACACCTGGGTGCTCGTGGGCGCGGGCGTCGCGACGCTGCTCGGCCTGTGGCTGCTCGTCCTCGCCGCGACCCCGGGACTGCGCGGCGTCCTGCCGATGCGGCGCCCCCACCCCGACGTACGGGCCGGACTGCAGCGGGACGCGGCTGTCATGGTGCTGCGCGACCGGGCCATGGAGGTGTCCGGCGTGCAGTCGGTCCGGGTCCGTGTGCGGCGCCGCAAGGCCGACGTCCGCGCGGTCTCGCACTTCCGCGAACTCGACGACGTACGCGCCGATCTGGACGCCACGCTCGCCGACGGCGTCAAGGGGCTCGGTCTCGTCCGGCGCCCCGCGCTGTCGGTGCGCGTCGCCCGGCCCGGCAGGAAGGGATGA
- the amaP gene encoding alkaline shock response membrane anchor protein AmaP, with the protein MLRTVNRVLPGLAGLVLVVLGGSVLAVGLGVRPPTWWIHDGRHDVLLADGDRTRWRDEGWWWPAVVAVLAVAVLFALWWLAAVLRRPRLAEVLVDTGDGEGALLRGRALEDALTAEAGALRGVRGARAALVGRRSAPEARVRLQLEPHADPGETLSRLTTESLAHARDSAGLTSLPAEVRLRAARHGPERVN; encoded by the coding sequence ATGCTGAGGACCGTGAACCGGGTTCTGCCGGGCCTCGCCGGTCTGGTCCTGGTCGTGCTCGGCGGATCCGTGCTCGCCGTCGGCCTGGGGGTGCGCCCGCCCACCTGGTGGATCCACGACGGGCGGCACGACGTGCTGCTGGCCGACGGCGACCGGACGCGGTGGCGGGACGAGGGCTGGTGGTGGCCGGCCGTCGTCGCCGTGCTCGCCGTGGCCGTGCTGTTCGCCCTGTGGTGGCTGGCGGCGGTGCTGCGCCGGCCCCGGCTGGCCGAGGTGCTCGTCGACACCGGCGACGGCGAGGGCGCGCTGCTGCGGGGGCGGGCCCTGGAGGACGCACTGACCGCCGAAGCGGGCGCGTTGCGGGGGGTGCGGGGTGCGCGGGCGGCGCTCGTGGGCCGGCGCAGCGCCCCCGAGGCCCGCGTGCGCCTCCAGCTGGAACCGCACGCCGACCCCGGCGAAACCCTGTCCCGGCTGACGACGGAGTCACTCGCCCACGCCAGGGATTCGGCCGGCCTCACCTCCCTCCCGGCGGAAGTCCGCCTGCGCGCAGCCAGACACGGCCCGGAAAGGGTCAACTGA
- a CDS encoding SDR family oxidoreductase, whose amino-acid sequence MDLGLKDRVYVVTGATRGLGHASARELVGDGAKVVVTGRDEKTVGEAAAALGPGAHGVAVDNADAAAPQRLIAAARERFGRFDGILISVGGPPPGSAADSTDEQWQAAFDSVFLGAVRLARAAAAELGEGGVIGFVLSGSVYEPIGGLTISNGLRPGLAGFAKSLSDELGPRGIRVVGVLPARIDTDRVRELDGYAADPAAARAANEARIPLRRYGTPEEFGRTAAFLLSPAASYLTGIMVPVDGGARSGF is encoded by the coding sequence ATGGATCTTGGACTGAAGGACCGCGTCTACGTCGTCACCGGAGCAACGCGCGGCCTGGGGCACGCCTCGGCGCGTGAGCTCGTCGGCGACGGCGCGAAGGTCGTCGTCACCGGGCGCGACGAGAAGACGGTGGGCGAGGCCGCGGCGGCGCTCGGCCCCGGCGCGCACGGAGTGGCCGTGGACAACGCGGACGCGGCGGCGCCGCAGCGGCTGATCGCGGCGGCGCGGGAACGTTTCGGCCGTTTCGACGGCATCCTGATCAGCGTCGGGGGGCCGCCGCCCGGGTCCGCCGCCGACAGCACGGACGAGCAGTGGCAGGCCGCCTTCGACTCCGTCTTCCTCGGCGCGGTCCGGCTGGCCCGTGCGGCCGCCGCCGAGCTGGGCGAGGGCGGGGTGATCGGTTTCGTGCTCTCCGGGTCCGTGTACGAGCCTATCGGCGGGCTGACCATCTCCAACGGTCTGCGTCCCGGACTGGCCGGGTTCGCCAAGTCCCTCTCCGACGAGCTGGGGCCGCGGGGCATCCGGGTGGTGGGGGTGCTTCCGGCGCGGATCGACACGGATCGCGTGCGCGAGCTGGACGGATACGCGGCCGATCCGGCCGCCGCGCGGGCGGCCAACGAGGCACGGATCCCGTTGCGGCGGTACGGGACGCCGGAGGAGTTCGGGCGGACGGCCGCGTTCCTGTTGTCGCCCGCGGCGTCGTACCTGACGGGGATCATGGTGCCGGTGGACGGCGGGGCGCGGAGCGGGTTCTGA
- a CDS encoding glycoside hydrolase family 15 protein produces MHPSIEDYALIGDHQTAALVGRDGSIDWLCLPRFDSAACFAKLLGDEDNGHWRMAPAGAGTCTRRAYRPDTLVLDTEWDTEDGSVRVTDLMPQRDRAPDVVRIVEGLKGRVTVRSTLRLRFDYGSVVPWVRRSDGHRVAVAGPDSVWLRSEPEVRTWGEDFGTHSEFTVAEGEKVAFVLTWHPSHEPRPDLVDPHEALAHSVCDWQAWAARCRYDGPHREAVVRSLITLKALTYAPSGGIVAAPTTSLPEEIGGVRNWDYRYCWLRDSTLALGALLACGYQEEAEAWRDWLLRAVAGDPADLQIMYGLAGERRIPEYELAWLPGFRGSAPVRIGNDAVRQLQLDVYGEVIDSLTLAQHAGLPAEPDMWRLHQAMMDFLYSAWRKPDEGLWEVRGPRRHFVHSKVMAWVAADRTVRTLEENPELDGDVDKWRAMRDEVHREVCERGFDSGRNTFTQSYGSRELDAALLLIPRIGFLPPDDPRVVGTVDAVRAELVRDGFVHRYTAGPHGDPDQRGSDLKDVDGLPGGEGTFLVCSFWLADALHLTGRTAEALDLFERLVALRNDVGLLAEEYDPVAGHQLGNFPQAFSHIGLVGTALALFDGEGKTGVPDADEAG; encoded by the coding sequence GTGCACCCTTCCATCGAGGACTACGCGCTCATCGGCGATCACCAGACCGCCGCCCTGGTCGGGCGGGACGGTTCGATCGACTGGCTCTGCCTGCCCCGGTTCGACTCGGCGGCCTGTTTCGCGAAGCTGCTGGGGGACGAGGACAACGGGCACTGGCGGATGGCGCCGGCGGGGGCGGGCACCTGCACGCGCCGGGCGTACCGGCCCGACACGCTCGTGCTCGACACCGAGTGGGACACCGAGGACGGCTCGGTGCGCGTCACCGACCTGATGCCGCAGCGCGACCGCGCACCCGACGTCGTCCGCATCGTCGAGGGCCTCAAGGGCCGGGTGACCGTGCGCAGCACCCTGCGGCTGCGCTTCGACTACGGCTCGGTCGTGCCGTGGGTCCGCAGGTCGGACGGCCACCGGGTGGCCGTGGCCGGCCCGGACTCGGTGTGGCTGCGCAGCGAGCCGGAGGTGCGCACGTGGGGCGAGGACTTCGGTACGCATTCGGAGTTCACCGTCGCCGAGGGCGAGAAGGTCGCCTTCGTCCTGACCTGGCACCCCTCGCACGAGCCGCGCCCCGACCTCGTCGACCCGCACGAGGCGCTGGCGCACAGCGTCTGCGACTGGCAGGCCTGGGCGGCCCGCTGCCGCTACGACGGACCGCACCGCGAGGCGGTCGTCCGTTCCCTGATCACCCTCAAGGCCCTCACGTACGCGCCGAGCGGCGGCATCGTCGCCGCCCCCACGACCTCGCTGCCCGAGGAGATCGGTGGCGTCCGCAACTGGGACTACCGCTACTGCTGGCTGCGTGACTCCACCCTCGCCCTGGGCGCGCTGCTCGCGTGCGGCTACCAGGAGGAGGCGGAGGCCTGGCGCGACTGGCTGCTGCGCGCGGTCGCGGGCGATCCGGCGGACCTGCAGATCATGTACGGGCTGGCGGGCGAGCGGCGGATTCCCGAGTACGAACTGGCGTGGCTGCCCGGCTTCCGCGGTTCGGCACCGGTGCGGATAGGTAACGACGCCGTACGGCAGCTGCAGCTCGACGTGTACGGCGAGGTGATCGACTCGCTCACACTGGCGCAGCACGCGGGGCTGCCGGCCGAACCGGACATGTGGCGGCTGCACCAGGCCATGATGGACTTCCTGTACTCGGCGTGGCGCAAGCCGGACGAGGGGCTGTGGGAGGTGCGCGGGCCGCGCCGGCACTTCGTGCACTCGAAGGTGATGGCGTGGGTGGCGGCCGACCGCACCGTGCGCACCCTGGAGGAGAACCCCGAGCTGGACGGCGACGTCGACAAGTGGCGTGCGATGCGCGACGAGGTGCACCGCGAGGTGTGCGAGCGCGGCTTCGATTCCGGGCGGAACACGTTCACGCAGTCCTACGGCTCCCGCGAACTGGACGCCGCGCTGCTGCTCATCCCCCGGATCGGCTTCCTGCCGCCGGACGACCCCCGGGTGGTCGGCACGGTCGACGCGGTGCGGGCGGAACTCGTACGCGACGGGTTCGTGCACCGGTACACCGCGGGGCCGCACGGGGATCCGGATCAGCGCGGCTCGGACCTGAAGGACGTCGACGGGCTGCCGGGGGGTGAGGGCACGTTCCTCGTGTGCTCGTTCTGGCTCGCGGACGCGCTGCACCTGACGGGCCGTACGGCGGAGGCCCTCGACCTGTTCGAGCGGCTCGTCGCGCTGCGCAACGACGTGGGGCTGCTGGCGGAGGAGTACGACCCGGTGGCCGGGCACCAGCTCGGCAACTTCCCGCAGGCGTTCAGCCACATCGGTCTGGTCGGCACCGCGCTCGCCCTGTTCGACGGCGAAGGGAAGACTGGAGTGCCCGATGCGGACGAGGCAGGATAA
- a CDS encoding SURF1 family protein, with translation MYRFLLSRQWVILTLIMLALIPTMIELGFWQLHRHEHKVALNQVIADSLAAEPVPAESLTSPGRTVPHDDLYRRVTAKGVFDTADEVVVRRRTNSDEAIGFHVLTPFVLEDGRVLLVNRGWIPADGAQSEFPKIPAPPKGETTVTGRLMADETTADSGIKDVRGLPDRMVMLINSEQRAKALGKEVLGGYIALTAPDPEGGSPEQIAEPDHDDIGPHMAYAVQWWLFAAGVPVGFVVLVRRERRDRQEAAGTEAGAEAEPAAV, from the coding sequence GTGTACCGCTTCCTGTTGTCCCGGCAGTGGGTGATCCTCACCCTCATCATGCTCGCGCTCATCCCGACGATGATCGAGCTGGGCTTCTGGCAGCTGCACCGGCACGAGCACAAGGTCGCGCTGAACCAGGTGATCGCCGACTCGCTGGCCGCGGAGCCGGTCCCCGCCGAGTCGCTCACCTCGCCGGGCCGGACCGTCCCGCACGACGACCTGTACCGCCGGGTGACCGCGAAGGGCGTCTTCGACACCGCCGACGAGGTCGTGGTGCGCCGCCGCACCAACTCCGACGAGGCGATCGGCTTCCACGTACTGACCCCGTTCGTCCTGGAGGACGGCCGGGTCCTGCTGGTGAACCGCGGCTGGATCCCCGCGGACGGCGCGCAGAGCGAGTTCCCGAAGATCCCCGCGCCCCCGAAGGGCGAGACCACCGTCACCGGCCGGCTGATGGCGGACGAGACGACCGCCGACAGCGGCATCAAGGACGTCCGCGGCCTCCCCGACCGCATGGTCATGCTGATCAACAGCGAGCAGCGGGCGAAGGCCCTCGGCAAGGAGGTCCTGGGCGGCTACATCGCGCTGACCGCGCCGGACCCCGAGGGCGGCAGCCCCGAACAGATCGCCGAGCCCGACCACGACGACATCGGCCCGCACATGGCGTACGCGGTCCAGTGGTGGCTGTTCGCCGCGGGCGTCCCCGTGGGCTTCGTGGTCCTGGTGCGCCGCGAGCGCCGCGACCGCCAGGAGGCGGCCGGGACCGAGGCCGGGGCCGAGGCGGAGCCGGCCGCGGTCTGA
- a CDS encoding DEDDh family exonuclease, producing the protein MLEDRQTAPSAVPWPAAYPPGYAVVDVETTGLARDDRIVSAAVYRLDARGEVEDHWYTLVNPERDPGPVWIHGLTSDVLEGAPLFPEIAEEFAARLEGRVLVAHNAVFDWSMIAREYARAEREAPVRQRLCTIALSKELRLPLANHKLESLAAHFGVVQRRAHHALDDARVLAEAFRPSLLAAARDGVRLPLLECRPLTEWTDRAASGAGRQTGGPPSAGRASGGYPSGSWRPSRKRPACPYPNPGRYEPGKQLRQGMRIAFSGDTSVERDLLEDRAVEAGLHVATSLSRLTSLLVTNDPDSGTSKVVKARQFGTPVVDEAAFGQLLGNVEPAAQPASGK; encoded by the coding sequence ATGCTCGAAGACCGTCAGACCGCACCGTCCGCCGTCCCGTGGCCGGCCGCGTATCCACCGGGGTACGCGGTCGTCGACGTGGAGACCACCGGACTGGCCCGCGACGACCGCATAGTGTCGGCCGCGGTCTACCGGCTGGACGCGCGCGGCGAGGTCGAGGACCACTGGTACACGCTGGTCAACCCGGAGCGGGACCCGGGTCCGGTGTGGATCCACGGCCTGACGAGCGACGTGCTCGAAGGGGCGCCCCTGTTTCCGGAGATCGCCGAGGAGTTCGCGGCCCGGCTGGAGGGCCGGGTGCTCGTCGCGCACAACGCGGTCTTCGACTGGTCGATGATCGCCCGGGAGTACGCGCGCGCCGAGCGCGAGGCGCCGGTCCGGCAGCGGCTTTGCACCATCGCGCTGTCGAAGGAACTGCGCCTGCCGCTGGCCAACCACAAGCTGGAGTCGCTGGCGGCGCACTTCGGGGTCGTGCAGCGGCGCGCGCACCATGCGCTGGACGACGCGCGCGTGCTCGCCGAGGCGTTCCGGCCGAGCCTGCTGGCCGCCGCGCGCGACGGCGTACGGCTGCCGCTGCTGGAGTGCCGGCCCCTGACGGAGTGGACGGACCGGGCGGCGTCCGGCGCCGGACGGCAGACCGGCGGCCCCCCGTCCGCTGGCCGCGCTTCCGGCGGCTATCCCTCCGGCAGCTGGCGCCCCTCGCGCAAGCGGCCCGCCTGCCCGTACCCGAATCCGGGGCGGTACGAACCGGGCAAGCAGCTCAGGCAGGGCATGCGCATCGCGTTCTCCGGGGACACCTCGGTCGAGCGCGACCTCCTGGAGGACCGTGCCGTCGAGGCCGGACTGCACGTCGCCACGAGTCTGTCCCGGCTGACCAGCCTGCTCGTCACGAACGACCCGGACTCCGGTACGTCCAAGGTGGTCAAGGCGCGCCAGTTCGGCACCCCGGTCGTCGACGAGGCGGCGTTCGGCCAGCTCCTCGGGAACGTGGAGCCCGCGGCGCAGCCGGCTTCGGGGAAGTGA